The nucleotide window GATGATCATGGGAATGGGAGTACCATTCAAAACCCCATTTTTATTGCACTCAGGAACACCCTAACCGATATCCTCTTTGCTATCCAGATTGTGAACACAGCTTAGATTTCAACATCCCCCACTTCAAAATAGTCCAGATATCTGAAACTTGATATCTAGATGCAAGACAACTATTCAAATGGGGTATGTTAGCTGGAGTCCGAGTCACAAGATCTGATTGTGAAATGACAAGGTTTTTGGGAAATAAAGTTCTTCAAGAAGTCAGAAGACTATTATTACGCTAAAAACCAGTCAACATACAAATCATTTCAACACCTCcagaagtattagcaaatggagagctACAACAAGCAATCTATTACTTATACCTGGATACAAAACTTTCTCATCTCTATCATCTTCCAGATTGGCCATGCAATCACGAAGATCACTTTGTCCAACTCAACAAATGGCGAGCAAATATAGTCATCGATAACTGGCAAAAATACCAATATCCAGAGTATGCGCTAGTCCATACGGGTATATATTCTTGGATATATGTCCACTATGAATATTTTCCAAGTCCAAAACCCTTTCATATTGAAACACAGTACGAAAATTATATGGTTCAATATGAAAATTATTACAACTTACCTTCTATCTTGTCAGATGACAAAACGAGTAACGATGAGGAGACATGGCACAACTTACAAAACATGATGGAAGGATAAAAGAATGGTCCCAGCTCcactccattaaaaaaaaaaagattttaagACAGGCAAAAGAAATTTGTGACAACAAAATTATCCATTTTacttttcatttttcttgtttcattttcttttatttttactgTACTCTTGTAATTTTgcactttttatttttctttcttataaAAAATCTAACAGGATACTGTTTACCTGTAACTGTTCacttttactgttcacatgtgaaGACAACAGGAAGAACTGTTCAAGCATTATTTGAGCACTGTTCACCCGACAGGAAGAATTGTTCAAGACACTGTTCAAGTACTGTTCACACGTAAAAAAGTATGTGGCAGATActgttcaaaattttaaaaattacaaaaCTGCCCTTGGTCACTTCTATATAAGGAGGCACCTATCCAAGGCAAAACCAaacttcttcaacccaaacctcTTCAATACAAACTTCTCCCTTTTCAAGCTTCTTAAGCCGAGAGAATCCGAAGAAGGTCCTAAAGGAGTTCACCCCGAGGTGAAGAAAGGAGTAAGAAGGTCGATTCACTTCCCATcttgccctacctctacctcacctacaaacaCTGTAatttccttgtagtagatcttaggaagctcatgtgttgagcaacctttgtaagtcttatccggaattacatctccaaaacttttgtacaaatcttacaaaatttataagattttaaagtaagttttcttcaattttttttacaaaatttcaaatttattttgcATGCATATGGTTGGTTCAACCGCCTATTttgcataaatatacgtatatatatttataacggactggctctatcgcctattgaatatatacatgtatattcatatttaaaattcacgcttatttttgataagtatatatattcataataGACTGGCTCTGCCACCTgttgaatatatatatttaatctttaatttacaaatttaattttcatttatgaagattttatttttctgtgcattttgtttatttttttagttatttatatattgttcaagatTTATATTGTAGTTTCTTCCCTGTTAACTCATCCCCTTTTGATCCCCAATGCGTCCttggtgtgtatatatatatatatacattttagCATAGATTTAAAGTTAGTGGCCGGGGGCAATTTTGTTTATTCATATGTTTTTTAAAAGAAACGTGATATCATATCAACATCATAATCGGAAAATCGATTATTATAGGGGAAAAGAATTTTTTGGAAATAgatttaaaattaagtaattttattgTAATACATTGAAAATTAGAGACAAAAATGAAATAACCTTTTACAATTTATCCAATTGTATTGTTATCATTGAAATTTCATTTTGctcatattataaaataattttttcttttattaggtATAACCATGTCACTTATTTTaagtatataattttaattaaatttatttttattattatttaaaaaataaatttaaaataaattaaacacattttataattttttatcattaataTTATTTGCTCAAGAAATAAATTAGTTGGCtaacaatttaaaaaataaaggcATATCAAATATTTAGAGTATTAACTAAACTTTTCTCTGGAAACttaattaaattgaatgagtttaaaaataattaataaattaactaattattttaatataaataaatatattttaaattaattcaaaatattaaacatttattatatatttttaaaattttttattaattatatttttaaattaacaatcattttattttatttttaataaacttatcaacttttatttattccacatacatatatattttttttataattcacaTATTTAAATCACGTTACAATCCAAGTCATTCGTTGGAGAACCCCTCAAAAGTTTCCATTTCGGACACGTTCCTTCCATAAGTAGCAGAATGACAAAAGAAGGAAATGGGACCATTTAAAGAAGTCGGTCCTTTTTCTTTAAAGATTTACATATATTTATACGCGTCTTGAGCCACTACGTGAAAAGTGATTGCATAAAAGACAAAAAGAAATAAATCAGAAGATGTTGTGGCCACCCTGTTGTTGGGAGCCTTAATTGGAGGTTTCACCGTAAAaagaccacaaaaaaaaaaaaaaagccctgtgttttttaattttttaaataaaaatttagtaatttttataaaataaattaaaatttataatttttatgagACATTTAAAAAATTGGGTGGttatttatgatatttatttaaaaataatatttttttttttataattttccctaAAATAGGAGAAGGAAATCGATAAATAATGGTAAATTCCGGAGACTTTACAATAATCCACCCTTGCAAAAAGATAAGATCTGTTGTGCTATAACGCACAGAGTGGCTCAATAATTTCTCTTACAGCCCTCGTCATCTGTTTGCATCTACAAATCTCTCCCTCCATTCACCACCTAAGAAAGACTGATGCCTGCCGGCGGGCTCCGCAGCCCCTCTCCGCCACGGACACCGGCGAATGACTACTACAGAGCCGACGACGACGAGGCCTGGGTGTGGACCCAGATCAAAGCCGAGGCCCGCCGCGACGCCGAGTCGGAACCGGCTTTGGCTAGTTACCTTTACTCCACGATCCTCTCTCACTCCTCGCTGGAGCGATCTCTTGCCTTCCACTTAGGCAACAAGCTTTGCTCCTCTACCCTTCTTTCCACCCTCCTTTACGATCTATTCCTTAACACTTTCTCCTCCGACCCTTCTCTCCGCGCCGCTGCCGTCGCTGATCTTCGCGCCGCCCGCGTCCGGGACCCTGCTTGCATATCGTTCTCGCACTGCCTTCTCAATTACAAAGGATACTTGGCTTGCCAGGTATATAACCTAAATTTACCTCACTTTGAAATTGAGAATGTTTAACCTGCGCAAATTGGTTTGAAATTTTGTCTTATCCTTTTTTAGAATTACTAATGCAAGCAAGAATTTACGCTTGCTTTCTTGTTTTTATTCGTCTTCTTGAAATAGGCTCATCGAGTTGCTCACAAGTTGTGGACTCAATCCCGTAGGCCACTGGCACTAGCTTTGCAGTCTCGAATCTCTGATGTTTTTGCTATTGATATACATCCAGCGGCAAAGATTGGAAAGGGGGTACTATTTGATCACGCAACTGGTGTGGTGATTGGTGAAACTGCTGTGGTTGGGAACAACGTTTCCATTTTGCACCATGTTACACTTGGAGGAACAGGGAAGGCATTGGGGGATCGACATCCCAAGATTGGAGATGGAGTATTGATCGGAGCGGGTGCCACAATTCTTGGAAATGTCAATATTGGGGAAGGTGCAAAGATTGGAGCAGGCTCTGTGGTACTTATTGATGTGCCCCCTCGGACCACAGCAGTGGGAAATCCTGCAAGGTTGGTGGGAGGAAAAGAAACCCCAGTTAAACATGAGGAATTTCCTGGAGAATCAATGGATCATACTTCTTTCATCTCAGAGTGGTCAGATTATATCATTTGATTTCCTGGTTCGATCTTATAATTGTCCTACATATGGTTCATATATTTGTACGTTACTGCGTATTGCCAAATAATCCCTTTCTTGGTTGGCTTTGATAGTTTAGATCAACAAGGGATAAAGCTGATGTCTTTCCTCTTTATGCCTGTTTGGTTTGATCGATGAGTACTTGTTACCAACTAATCTACTTAAAGCAGTGAACCATCTTTAGAAAGTTGCAGAATCGATTTGATATGAATACTGTTGGagttttttccttttcctttgtaAAAAAGTTTGTGATTTGCCTCCATTCTTTTGATGATTCAGTTATCCATGATTTGTTTGGTTTAATATATAACAATGAACTTTTTCTGCAGTGCTTCTCCAAGAAATATGAATCATTATCAATGCGCGTTGGATATCTCATCCCTTGTTAAATTGACTCTTACttttttctgaaaaaaaaaaaagaaagacttTTACTTCTAACATTTTAGCACATGCAGGCTTCCTTTCCAGGGACCAAGGATCTGGCAAAGTTTTCTTAAGAAACCTTGTGATATGTTGTGAGATACATTTCCATATCATCAAAATCAGACTTATTAAAGTTTAGGAGTTTGGCCTTTCATCAATACAGTGCTTACTCGCCATCGGGGCCTTGTAATGCAATGAATGAATGCTTACCCATTATTTTTATCTTTGGATGGTAAAGAATACAGGCATACTTCGGTGTCGTTTTATTTTGATAgtcattatttatatattattagtttttttttatatatatataataaagaatTAAGAGAATGAAGATAATAATTTAACTCTATTATATAAATGATATGCCTTTacaaatttaatcaagttaaactGGATTATCTATTATCaaattttagtttaaaaaaaattaaataattaatattttttaaagcaAACTGATATTCTTTATATTTATACaacttgaatttataatataaaaatatactttatattaaaatgaaaattgatGCGAAAATTTGAGCGGGAGGTTTATTAGTCCCGTTTATGCCGTGTTAACGTTGATGGGACAGAATTTCTTACTAGTTTAGAGACGAAGATATGGCTCTTCGCTAGGGAGAATTAAGTATCGCCAACCCTAACTATTTTTAAGGTTTTTTATTGGAAATTTCTTATCTATATTTAGGTGAATAGAATATATAACAATCTCTTCACATCAGAGATGTCATTCCTTTTTTCTTACTTGAATTTAATTTATCATAAACCTAATATAACATATATAGTAAGATTTATCTATAGGCAGATGATAGTTTCTATATGAATTCaccacaaattttatattttgaacTATAGGCAAAAATTTGTAGGTCAAAGAATTTACTTTGACTTATTCTAGTCTAATGGAGTTTAACTCAATAGATTAAAGATGTTGGTAAAGAGAGTTTCAGTTTCTTCAATGTGGCTCCTGCTCTTTAAGAAAGAAATGAGAGAAGAAAAATTGAAGCTTTGAACTAAAACATCATGTGAAAGTATGGTAAAGTGTTTGGCCTTTAGGTGGGTAATTGTTTTTGTCTTTTGTTTATTTTCTttcttgtgtttttttttttttaaaagccaACTGTTTTGGATCAAAACAGTTGGCTTTGTCTTTACCAGAACACAGATTTCATTGCCACAGTAGAATATTAACAAATTAAGCAAATGCGAGTATCGACTCACAACTTTTAATATGTCAATTCTCCAATGAAGAGACCTTTGAAAAGAAGAGAATATGTGAACAGTGCTTCAACATGGATCCAAAATGCCTTTTCAGTTGTCAAAACTCAAAAGGCCTCTCTCCTTACCAGGTGCAGTGGCAACTATGAGTACAGTAAGATTGGCAGTTGGATTGAGCTCACTGTACCTCACCTTCTATCATACATGATAGCAGAAACTTCTGTCGTCTGCAATCAaagtcatttttttttaattaaataatccgCAGCATTAATCCATGCTTGAGATGACCGTTTGCTGAGTTCATTACTTTGTCTGCTTCAACCTGCTTGACCTGTTGAAtgtctatcattattttcaaaggatgatatGCCAATGAAGtgcaaaaaattttttttgaaaacttactatttagtatttttaatttaataaaactgATTACCTAATtccttattttaaaaatataatatttattctctcaattttttAATACGTAAATTGCTTAATCTCTTTAattattttaagataaaattatttttttaaatttaattatttaattcatataatttaaataatataattatttaatccgTATCTTTACTATTTACAATCAGATAAATTTAAAACATCAATTAATCATAAAAGCTTAATTGGCGTTTATATAAACCTAATTCATTGAAAAAGAACCCTTTTTATGTTGTGTCTTTTACCTTTCTGCTCAACTGCATATGGACCAGTACCCCTCGCCCTGACATAAAGATATCACTAGGCAACTCTGTTAGCTTCGAGTTCGTCCACAGTCACTTGACGCGGGAAAATTGTTCAAGAAGCGAGTCTTAAGAGTTCTGATTCATGGAATGCGACTTTATTGCCCTGAAAATGCGTATTCCATCGCCAACTTTTCGACGCCTCTTTCCTCCCAATCGCCCGAGTTCCGTTTCTTCAGTGAAGTTGCTCGATATGCCCCATAAAAGTTCAGCTTTAAAGTTTTTTTCTTTTCGTGTAAACTTTTCATTTTGTGCTTGTCTTAATGCTATTGAATCTGACCCCACAAATGGTTTCGCTCTTACTGATACCCCAAGCTCACCGTCTCGCCTGGAGGAGGTTAATGGAAAGATTTCCAGAAAGTTTTTAAGCCCGAATTGGCCTAATTTGTCATTAAGT belongs to Hevea brasiliensis isolate MT/VB/25A 57/8 chromosome 4, ASM3005281v1, whole genome shotgun sequence and includes:
- the LOC110639616 gene encoding serine acetyltransferase 5 encodes the protein MPAGGLRSPSPPRTPANDYYRADDDEAWVWTQIKAEARRDAESEPALASYLYSTILSHSSLERSLAFHLGNKLCSSTLLSTLLYDLFLNTFSSDPSLRAAAVADLRAARVRDPACISFSHCLLNYKGYLACQAHRVAHKLWTQSRRPLALALQSRISDVFAIDIHPAAKIGKGVLFDHATGVVIGETAVVGNNVSILHHVTLGGTGKALGDRHPKIGDGVLIGAGATILGNVNIGEGAKIGAGSVVLIDVPPRTTAVGNPARLVGGKETPVKHEEFPGESMDHTSFISEWSDYII